The DNA window CCGATCTCACCCGGTAAAGGAATAATTGTATCATCATCCGGATTCTGGAATTTGGCAAATTCACCTTTAAATCGTAGAAGTACGTCACCAGTAGCACCATTACGATGTTTTGCAATAATAATCTCGGCCATACCACGCAAATCGTTTCCTTTTTCGTCTGTATAGATTTTATAATATTCCGGACGGTGAATAAAACACACCATATCGGCATCCTGTTCAATGGCACCAGATTCACGAAGGTCGGCCAACTGTGGACGTTTTCCGTCAATACCTTCACGATTCTCAACACCACGATTCAACTGTGACAGTGCTATAATAGGAATATTCAGTTCCTTAGCCAATCCTTTCAAGGATCGGGAAATTGTACTTACCTCTTCCTGACGGCTACCGAATGACATTCCGCTGGCATTCATCAACTGAAGGTAGTCAATGATTAGGATCTTAACCCCATGCTCACGTACCAATCTTCTGGCTTTTGTTCTTAATTCAAAAACCGAAAGCGATGGTGTATCATCTACAAACAAAGGAGCATCAATCAAGTCTTTCAGTTTATAGTCCAACTGCTGCCACTCATAAGGAGCAAGCTGACCACTTTTAATTTTCTCACCTGGAATCTCGCATACATTCACAATCAAACGATTTACTAGCTGAACGTTACTCATTTCAAGGGAGAACACTGCTACCGGATTTTTAAAATTAACAGCAATATTTCTAGCCATTGACAATACAAATGCAGTTTTACCCATCGCCGGACGAGCTGCAATAATTACCAAGTCGGAATTTTGCCAACCGGAAGTCATCTTATCCAATCCGCGGAAACCACTTTCCAAACCACTTAAACC is part of the uncultured Bacteroides sp. genome and encodes:
- the dnaB gene encoding replicative DNA helicase, which codes for MEQKRNTRSTKSKVQPIADYGRLQPQAREFEEAVLGALMLEKDAYPQVSEILRPESFYDRHHQMIYAAITDLAVRQEPIDILTVTEQLKKRGELEDVGGPFYITKLSSQVASSAHIEYHARIIAQKYLARELISFTSEIQSKSFDETLDVDDLMQEAEGRLFEISQRNLKKDYTQINPIISEAYELLQKAAARTDGLSGLESGFRGLDKMTSGWQNSDLVIIAARPAMGKTAFVLSMARNIAVNFKNPVAVFSLEMSNVQLVNRLIVNVCEIPGEKIKSGQLAPYEWQQLDYKLKDLIDAPLFVDDTPSLSVFELRTKARRLVREHGVKILIIDYLQLMNASGMSFGSRQEEVSTISRSLKGLAKELNIPIIALSQLNRGVENREGIDGKRPQLADLRESGAIEQDADMVCFIHRPEYYKIYTDEKGNDLRGMAEIIIAKHRNGATGDVLLRFKGEFAKFQNPDDDTIIPLPGEIGVLGSKMNKQPQGSVPPPPEEYPSQVSSPFGSYGNDGPLPF